The following proteins are co-located in the Oceanimonas sp. GK1 genome:
- the nudE gene encoding ADP compounds hydrolase NudE translates to MTGNKQKPKILHTELVAESRLFRVESVHLRFSNGVERIYERMRGGSRGAVMLVPMLDDDTLLLIREYSAGTHSYELGFPKGLIDPGETPLEAGNRELMEEVGYGARELIPLKQVSLAPGYFGSRMDILLARNLYPEQREGDEPEPLEVVPWPLARLDELIARPDFSEARSICGLFLLQDWLNKEE, encoded by the coding sequence ATGACCGGAAACAAACAGAAACCCAAAATACTGCATACCGAGCTGGTGGCGGAAAGCCGCCTGTTCCGGGTGGAATCGGTGCACCTTCGTTTCAGTAACGGTGTCGAACGTATCTATGAAAGAATGCGCGGGGGCAGCCGCGGGGCCGTGATGCTGGTGCCCATGCTCGACGACGACACCCTGTTGCTGATCCGGGAATACTCCGCCGGCACCCACAGCTATGAACTCGGTTTTCCCAAGGGGCTGATCGATCCGGGGGAAACCCCCCTTGAGGCGGGCAACCGGGAGCTGATGGAAGAAGTGGGTTACGGTGCCCGGGAACTGATTCCGCTCAAGCAGGTGAGCCTGGCACCCGGTTATTTTGGCAGCCGCATGGATATTTTGCTGGCACGGAACTTGTATCCGGAACAGCGGGAAGGGGACGAGCCGGAGCCGCTGGAAGTGGTGCCCTGGCCCCTGGCCCGGCTGGACGAGCTGATTGCCCGGCCCGATTTTTCCGAAGCCCGCAGCATTTGTGGTCTGTTTTTGTTGCAGGACTGGCTCAACAAAGAGGAATAA
- the metJ gene encoding met regulon transcriptional regulator MetJ encodes MKTEWNGDYISPYAEHGKKSEQVKKITVSIPLKVLKVLTDERTRRQVNNLRHATNSELLCEAFLHAYTGQPLPQDEDLRKDVPDQIPAHAREIMTALGIEIEDFGQDD; translated from the coding sequence ATGAAAACTGAATGGAACGGCGACTATATCAGCCCTTACGCCGAGCACGGCAAGAAAAGCGAGCAGGTCAAAAAGATCACCGTTTCCATCCCGCTCAAGGTGCTCAAGGTGCTCACCGACGAGCGCACCCGCCGCCAGGTCAACAACCTGCGTCATGCCACCAACAGCGAGCTGCTGTGCGAGGCCTTTCTGCACGCCTACACCGGACAGCCCCTGCCCCAGGACGAGGATCTGCGCAAAGATGTGCCCGATCAGATCCCCGCTCACGCCCGAGAGATCATGACGGCGCTGGGCATCGAGATTGAGGATTTCGGGCAGGATGACTGA
- a CDS encoding LysR family transcriptional regulator, whose product MDIKQLHYLCTLAEQRHFGRAARACCVTQPTLSMRLRQLEEELGVALVRRGRQFEGFTPEGERVLARARTLLSQYDNLRLEVDAMKGRLTGTVRLGLVPLSCMDLSPVLAELRHRHDGVSFEINDMTADAILDGLNHNTLDIGGGFFEPEVLARFDSLALPEQGVVVAFGPGWREHLPARPGPMDLTGLPLCLPKPGMYFRHYLDTQFAREGVTLNPVLTSDSVYRLMRWVHAGLGCALIPAGSVLFRELPGVECRPLILPAMARVGALVMRNDGQASLLAKGFFEVARELWQRR is encoded by the coding sequence ATGGATATCAAGCAACTGCACTACTTATGTACCCTGGCCGAACAGCGTCATTTTGGCCGGGCCGCTCGGGCCTGCTGTGTGACTCAGCCGACCCTGTCGATGCGGCTGCGCCAGCTGGAAGAGGAGCTGGGCGTGGCCCTGGTGCGCCGGGGTCGGCAGTTCGAGGGCTTTACCCCGGAAGGTGAACGGGTGCTGGCCCGGGCCCGCACCCTGCTCAGCCAGTATGACAACCTGCGGCTGGAAGTGGACGCCATGAAGGGGCGGCTTACCGGCACGGTGCGGCTGGGGCTGGTGCCCCTCAGCTGCATGGATTTGAGTCCGGTGCTGGCCGAGCTGCGTCACCGTCATGACGGGGTCAGTTTTGAGATCAACGACATGACCGCCGACGCCATTCTCGACGGGCTCAATCACAATACCCTCGACATTGGCGGCGGCTTTTTCGAGCCCGAGGTGCTGGCCCGTTTCGACAGCCTGGCCCTGCCCGAGCAGGGGGTGGTGGTGGCCTTTGGGCCGGGTTGGCGTGAGCACTTGCCGGCCCGGCCAGGGCCGATGGATCTGACCGGACTGCCGTTATGCCTGCCCAAGCCAGGCATGTATTTTCGCCATTACCTCGACACCCAGTTTGCGCGGGAAGGCGTGACCCTCAATCCGGTGCTGACGTCCGATTCCGTTTACCGCCTGATGCGCTGGGTGCACGCCGGTCTGGGCTGTGCCCTGATCCCGGCGGGCAGTGTGTTGTTCAGGGAGTTGCCGGGGGTGGAGTGCCGGCCGCTGATCCTGCCGGCCATGGCCCGGGTCGGTGCCCTGGTCATGCGCAATGACGGCCAGGCCAGCCTGCTGGCAAAGGGATTTTTCGAGGTCGCCCGGGAGCTGTGGCAGCGCCGCTGA
- the hslO gene encoding Hsp33 family molecular chaperone HslO encodes MNKPDQLHRYLFDHYQVRGELVQLQHSFQQVLEGQPYPLPVQRLLGELLTATSLLTATLKFEGHITVQLQGDGPVSLAVINGDHNQQLRGVARWQGQVPDSTRLADLVGKGYIAITITPDDGERYQGVVELHESSLAASLENYFAQSEQLATRIWLFTGLQGATPAAAGMLLQALPSEEEGQQDDFAHLEALTDTVKAEELLQLDAQEVLYRLYNQEAVRVFDPQAVSFKCTCSKEKCEQALLQVGQQEAMEIIQEQGKIEMHCDYCGHHYRFDGSDVQSLFEQTLH; translated from the coding sequence ATGAACAAACCCGATCAACTTCACCGTTATCTGTTCGACCATTACCAGGTTCGCGGCGAGCTGGTACAGCTGCAGCACAGCTTTCAGCAGGTGCTTGAAGGTCAGCCCTATCCGCTGCCGGTGCAACGGCTGCTGGGCGAGCTGCTCACCGCCACCAGCCTGCTCACCGCCACCCTCAAGTTCGAAGGTCACATCACGGTACAACTGCAGGGCGACGGCCCGGTCAGCCTGGCGGTGATCAACGGCGATCACAATCAGCAACTGCGTGGCGTGGCCCGCTGGCAGGGGCAGGTTCCCGACAGCACCCGGCTGGCCGACCTGGTGGGCAAGGGCTATATCGCCATTACCATTACCCCCGACGACGGCGAACGTTACCAGGGCGTGGTGGAGTTGCATGAAAGCTCCCTCGCCGCCAGCCTGGAAAACTACTTCGCCCAGTCGGAGCAGCTGGCCACCCGTATCTGGCTGTTTACCGGCCTGCAGGGCGCCACCCCGGCCGCCGCCGGCATGCTGCTGCAGGCCCTGCCCAGTGAGGAAGAGGGCCAGCAGGACGACTTCGCCCATCTGGAAGCCCTGACCGATACCGTCAAGGCCGAAGAGCTGCTGCAACTGGATGCCCAGGAAGTGCTGTACCGGCTTTACAACCAGGAAGCGGTGCGGGTGTTCGATCCGCAAGCCGTCAGCTTCAAGTGCACCTGCTCCAAGGAAAAGTGCGAGCAGGCGCTGCTGCAGGTAGGCCAGCAGGAAGCCATGGAAATCATTCAGGAGCAGGGCAAGATCGAGATGCACTGCGACTACTGCGGCCATCACTACCGCTTTGACGGCAGCGACGTGCAGAGCCTGTTCGAGCAGACCCTGCACTGA
- the hslR gene encoding ribosome-associated heat shock protein Hsp15 — protein MNGKTDSVRLDKWLWAARFYKTRSLAREMIDGGKVHYNGQRTKPGKVVETGALVRLWQGHDEREVVVQALSDKRGKAEAAQQLYQETQDSIERRERNAQARKLNSQFAPSPERRPDKKERRTLLRIKQGN, from the coding sequence ATGAACGGAAAAACGGATTCCGTACGGCTGGACAAATGGCTGTGGGCCGCCCGCTTTTACAAGACCCGCAGCCTGGCCCGGGAAATGATCGACGGCGGCAAGGTGCACTACAACGGCCAGCGCACCAAACCCGGTAAGGTGGTGGAAACCGGTGCCCTGGTTCGCCTGTGGCAGGGCCACGACGAACGGGAAGTGGTGGTGCAGGCCCTGTCCGACAAGCGCGGCAAGGCCGAAGCGGCGCAACAGCTATACCAGGAAACACAGGACAGCATTGAACGACGGGAACGCAACGCCCAGGCGCGCAAACTCAACAGCCAGTTTGCCCCCAGCCCCGAGCGGCGGCCCGACAAGAAAGAAAGACGTACCCTGCTTCGCATCAAGCAGGGCAACTGA
- a CDS encoding bifunctional diguanylate cyclase/phosphodiesterase, translating to MRAQNHQDDNRAGKAAEVLDEQVREWRQLCEQTAAAAGAERACFVFFHHGGGGVSRVLGRRLRGWRECHYLAVWRQRRFYCGLTGPELQLDSQAAFMAVPVARGTQRGLLLLEFAGAPAALTDSGRQRLDILARHGALLWRETELDARQLQLDESSGRLLSRLKTLFMHVPILINGFNTEGRCILWNDECERVFGWRFEELKQHPAPIELFYPDPEERSGVIATFRELKGSEFREWHPADRNGRRLTTLWANIMLPNGDMICVGHDITEQRALETQQRLAASVFEASYDGIVLTDANNSVIHINPSFTRITGYQPEDMIGRAATLFEHDTDSQEGPTLPADLHSPAHWQGECTIRRRNGSRCALLLSVSVIRDERGRVQHHAIILTDISHIKRHEAELRQRALYDSLTRIPNRQLFSELLERAMATATRDGTMLAVCYLDLDGFKQVNDSLGHAAGDRLLVEMGRRMALVIRSCDVVARLGGDEFALMITGLHQPLECTEILDRVLAAIDAPVRLDGHQARVSASIGVAVYPQDSKDGQTLLRYADKAMYEAKKQGKRRHVFFEPGLHAQDQERHRLYEELHRALANDEFLLHYQPKIDLFSRRMMGVEALLRWQHPQKGMLTPAEFLPAVLDSDMEFELGQWVIRRLLQQMTVWLESGQNYHASFNVSAGQLLHDDFYSNLQYLLGLYPAVAPERLELEFQETAVSGDIKRVAGVLEHCRRLGLTISLDNFGAGYASLVHLNSLPVDIIKIDRRFITDLLTSPTDVSMVEGVVQLAAALSMVVVAEGMEAPELGERLQQLGCHYVQGYGISHPMPAEAIAGWLSEWNQQLPLQ from the coding sequence ATGCGAGCGCAGAACCATCAGGACGATAACCGCGCAGGCAAGGCAGCCGAGGTGCTCGATGAGCAGGTTCGGGAGTGGCGTCAGCTCTGTGAGCAGACCGCCGCCGCCGCCGGCGCAGAGCGGGCCTGTTTCGTCTTTTTTCACCACGGGGGCGGCGGTGTCAGCCGGGTGCTGGGGCGCCGCCTGCGGGGCTGGCGCGAGTGCCATTACCTGGCCGTGTGGCGGCAACGGCGGTTTTACTGCGGGCTCACCGGCCCCGAGTTGCAGCTCGACAGTCAGGCCGCTTTTATGGCGGTGCCGGTGGCGCGGGGCACTCAGCGCGGCCTGCTGCTGCTGGAGTTTGCCGGGGCGCCCGCCGCCCTGACCGACTCGGGCCGGCAACGGCTCGACATCCTGGCCCGCCACGGCGCCCTGCTGTGGCGGGAAACCGAGCTGGATGCGCGCCAGCTGCAGCTGGATGAGTCGTCCGGGCGCCTGCTCAGCCGGCTGAAGACGCTGTTTATGCACGTGCCCATACTGATCAACGGCTTTAATACCGAGGGGCGCTGCATTCTGTGGAATGATGAATGCGAGCGGGTGTTTGGCTGGCGCTTCGAGGAGCTAAAACAGCACCCGGCGCCCATAGAACTGTTTTACCCGGATCCCGAAGAGCGCAGCGGCGTGATTGCCACCTTCCGGGAGCTGAAGGGGTCAGAGTTTCGCGAATGGCATCCGGCTGATCGCAACGGCCGCCGGCTGACCACCCTGTGGGCCAATATCATGCTGCCCAACGGCGACATGATCTGCGTGGGGCACGACATCACCGAGCAACGCGCCCTGGAAACCCAGCAGCGGCTGGCAGCCAGTGTGTTTGAGGCCAGCTACGACGGCATAGTGCTGACTGATGCCAACAACAGCGTGATCCACATCAATCCGTCGTTTACCCGTATTACCGGCTACCAGCCCGAGGACATGATAGGGCGTGCCGCGACCCTGTTTGAGCATGATACCGACAGCCAGGAGGGGCCAACCCTGCCGGCGGATCTGCACAGCCCGGCGCACTGGCAGGGTGAGTGCACCATTCGACGGCGCAATGGCAGCCGCTGCGCCTTGCTGTTGTCGGTGTCGGTGATCCGCGACGAGCGCGGCCGAGTACAGCACCATGCCATTATTCTGACCGATATCAGCCATATCAAACGGCACGAGGCCGAGCTGCGCCAGCGCGCCTTGTATGATTCCCTGACCCGCATTCCCAACCGCCAGCTGTTCAGCGAGCTGCTGGAGCGGGCCATGGCCACCGCGACCCGGGACGGCACCATGCTGGCGGTGTGCTACCTGGATCTGGACGGCTTCAAGCAGGTCAACGATTCCCTGGGGCATGCCGCCGGTGATCGGCTGCTGGTGGAAATGGGCCGGCGCATGGCGCTGGTGATCCGCAGCTGCGACGTGGTGGCCCGGCTGGGGGGCGACGAGTTTGCGCTGATGATCACCGGGCTGCACCAGCCGCTGGAATGCACCGAAATCCTGGACCGGGTGCTGGCCGCCATTGATGCCCCGGTAAGGCTGGACGGGCACCAGGCGCGGGTGTCGGCGAGCATCGGGGTGGCGGTGTATCCGCAAGACAGCAAGGATGGCCAGACCCTGCTGCGTTATGCCGACAAGGCCATGTACGAGGCCAAAAAGCAGGGCAAGCGCCGCCATGTGTTTTTTGAACCCGGCCTGCATGCGCAGGATCAGGAGCGCCACCGGCTCTATGAAGAGCTGCACCGGGCCCTGGCCAACGACGAGTTTCTGCTGCATTACCAGCCTAAAATCGACCTGTTCAGCCGGCGCATGATGGGGGTGGAAGCCCTGTTACGCTGGCAGCACCCGCAAAAGGGCATGCTCACACCGGCGGAGTTTCTGCCTGCGGTGCTCGACAGCGACATGGAGTTTGAGCTGGGCCAGTGGGTGATTCGGCGGCTGTTGCAGCAGATGACCGTCTGGCTGGAAAGCGGCCAGAACTATCATGCCAGCTTTAATGTGAGCGCCGGCCAGCTGCTGCACGACGACTTTTACAGCAACCTGCAATACCTGCTGGGCCTCTATCCGGCGGTGGCGCCGGAGCGGCTGGAGCTGGAGTTTCAGGAAACGGCGGTCAGCGGCGACATCAAGCGGGTGGCCGGCGTGCTGGAGCATTGTCGCCGGCTGGGGCTGACCATTTCTCTCGACAATTTCGGTGCCGGGTATGCCTCTCTGGTGCACCTCAACAGCCTGCCGGTGGATATCATCAAGATCGACCGGCGCTTTATTACCGATCTGCTGACCAGCCCCACCGATGTCAGCATGGTGGAAGGGGTGGTGCAGCTGGCGGCGGCGCTGAGCATGGTGGTGGTCGCGGAGGGCATGGAGGCGCCTGAGCTGGGCGAGCGGCTGCAGCAGCTGGGCTGCCATTATGTGCAGGGTTACGGCATCTCCCATCCGATGCCGGCGGAGGCCATTGCCGGCTGGCTGAGTGAATGGAACCAGCAGTTGCCGTTACAGTAA
- the cysQ gene encoding 3'(2'),5'-bisphosphate nucleotidase CysQ: MDTCALLPGVKAAARESGQLILSLYNSGRYQAQSKDDDSPVTSADLAAHAYLDRALRALADIPVLSEEGGDIPLAERRAWSRYWLVDPLDGTQEFIAGSGDFSTMIALIEHGRPVLGVVYGPVHDLMYYAVRGHGAFKEANGETTPIRARHYHQPVRSLRIAISRRQNVDWVRSRLTDDLDYRLLPLGSSSLKSCLVAEGQADLYMRIGPTGEWDTGATQCIVEEAGGRILDLGLGRLSYNERDSLINPNFITLGDENLPWQDILQAKV; encoded by the coding sequence ATGGATACCTGTGCCCTGCTGCCGGGGGTAAAGGCGGCAGCCCGTGAATCCGGCCAATTGATCCTGTCGCTCTACAACAGCGGTCGCTATCAGGCCCAAAGCAAAGACGACGACAGCCCGGTCACCAGCGCCGATCTGGCGGCCCACGCCTACCTTGATCGGGCCCTGCGCGCCCTGGCGGATATTCCGGTGCTGTCGGAAGAGGGCGGCGACATTCCGCTGGCCGAGCGCCGCGCCTGGTCCCGCTACTGGCTGGTGGACCCGCTGGACGGCACCCAGGAGTTTATTGCCGGCAGTGGCGACTTTTCCACCATGATTGCGCTGATCGAGCACGGCCGGCCGGTGCTGGGGGTGGTGTACGGCCCGGTGCACGATCTGATGTATTACGCGGTGCGCGGTCACGGTGCCTTCAAGGAAGCCAACGGCGAGACCACCCCCATACGTGCCCGCCATTACCACCAGCCGGTTCGCAGCCTGCGCATTGCCATCAGCCGGCGGCAGAACGTGGACTGGGTGCGCTCCCGGCTCACCGACGATCTGGACTACCGCCTGCTGCCGCTGGGCTCCAGCTCGCTCAAGTCGTGCCTGGTGGCGGAAGGACAGGCGGATCTGTACATGCGCATCGGCCCCACCGGCGAGTGGGACACCGGCGCCACCCAGTGCATCGTGGAAGAGGCGGGGGGCCGTATTCTGGATTTGGGACTGGGGCGGCTCAGCTACAACGAGCGCGACAGCCTGATCAACCCCAACTTTATTACTCTGGGAGATGAAAACCTGCCCTGGCAGGACATTCTGCAAGCGAAGGTCTAA